One Cyanobium sp. AMD-g genomic window carries:
- a CDS encoding sensor histidine kinase KdpD gives MSLLAVLGGYVLLIAATALLASQERRNQHRATAASVRQVLLARSPAPQRLDAISDTLAQLISPNFLAWAETDQGIPYGAAPQIRLFSIPTGVSLARLPRPTGGPDQVAVVRVGGLTFLSSGEQIQLGGQTVRLRFLEDITQKLAQQRLLLILLSAAAGIATLFTGLLLRPVLLRGLSPLDELGQRMQTISTDSLDSQRVLVAAQPTELAPIALAFNDLLDRLSASWERQRGFANGVSHELRTPISLIRNYASSLRRRSNDLSDQQAEQLALIETEANRMGKLVADLLALTRIEAHRTLMPYEPFDVAQAIERVAERLRSRCYGRLRVCPGATQSARTFALGDADRFEQCLANLIENAQKYDPGAGPIQLRLDASLDRVVVHVIDSGPGVPDNEKALIFERFGRGRHSSAVPGSGVGLAVVRALMEAMGGSVSVADGPEGGADFQLRLKGAAPLLGA, from the coding sequence TTGAGTCTGCTGGCCGTCCTGGGGGGCTATGTCCTGCTGATCGCGGCCACCGCCCTGCTGGCCAGCCAGGAACGCCGCAACCAGCATCGTGCCACCGCGGCCTCGGTGCGCCAGGTGCTCCTGGCCCGGAGCCCTGCCCCCCAACGCCTCGATGCGATCAGCGACACCCTGGCCCAGCTGATCAGCCCCAACTTCCTGGCCTGGGCTGAAACCGACCAGGGCATTCCCTATGGAGCCGCCCCCCAGATCCGCTTGTTTTCCATCCCCACCGGAGTGTCGCTGGCACGGCTGCCACGACCCACGGGCGGCCCCGATCAGGTGGCGGTGGTGCGGGTGGGTGGGCTTACGTTTCTTTCCAGTGGCGAGCAGATCCAGCTGGGGGGGCAAACGGTGCGTCTCCGCTTCCTTGAGGACATCACCCAGAAGCTGGCCCAGCAGCGTCTGCTGCTGATTCTTCTGTCTGCGGCGGCCGGCATTGCCACCCTGTTCACTGGCCTGCTGTTGCGGCCGGTGCTGCTGCGGGGCCTATCGCCCCTCGATGAACTTGGCCAGCGCATGCAGACCATCAGCACCGACAGCCTCGACAGCCAGCGGGTGTTGGTGGCTGCCCAACCCACTGAGCTGGCGCCGATTGCATTGGCCTTCAATGATTTGCTCGATCGCCTCTCGGCCTCCTGGGAGCGCCAGCGGGGCTTCGCCAATGGCGTGAGCCATGAGCTGCGCACCCCCATCAGCCTGATCAGGAACTACGCCAGCAGCCTGCGGCGCCGCTCCAACGATCTCTCCGACCAGCAGGCCGAGCAGCTGGCGCTGATTGAGACGGAGGCGAACCGCATGGGCAAGCTGGTGGCCGACCTGCTGGCTCTCACCCGCATCGAGGCCCATCGAACCCTCATGCCCTATGAGCCCTTCGATGTGGCCCAGGCGATCGAGCGGGTGGCGGAGAGGCTGCGCTCGCGTTGCTACGGCCGCCTGCGCGTCTGCCCCGGGGCCACCCAGTCGGCACGCACCTTCGCCCTGGGGGATGCCGATCGCTTTGAGCAGTGCCTGGCCAACCTGATCGAAAACGCTCAGAAATACGATCCAGGCGCCGGTCCTATTCAGCTGCGGCTGGATGCCAGCCTCGATCGTGTGGTGGTGCACGTGATCGATTCTGGCCCCGGCGTCCCAGATAACGAAAAGGCGCTGATCTTCGAGCGCTTCGGCCGCGGGCGCCACAGCAGCGCCGTCCCGGGCAGTGGCGTGGGTCTGGCGGTGGTCAGGGCGTTGATGGAGGCGATGGGCGGGAGCGTTTCGGTGGCGGATGGACCGGAAGGGGGGGCTGATTTCCAGTTGCGCCTCAAGGGCGCAGCTCCCCTTCTCGGAGCATGA
- a CDS encoding prepilin-type N-terminal cleavage/methylation domain-containing protein, which translates to MNISPKTKLALMRSLREKKNPLQKGFTLIELMIVVAIVGILSAVALPNFLGARAAAGAGAAIGETLGLAKECATFKASSGVGIAPTIAGVACDLTAQTFTATWSGTVNGVRCLTATAAGNSAANISVSSLGALGCTF; encoded by the coding sequence ATGAACATCTCCCCCAAGACCAAGCTGGCGCTAATGCGCAGCCTGCGCGAGAAGAAGAACCCATTGCAAAAGGGCTTCACCTTGATTGAGCTGATGATCGTAGTGGCGATCGTGGGCATTCTTTCTGCCGTGGCTCTGCCGAACTTTTTGGGTGCACGAGCAGCTGCTGGGGCAGGTGCGGCCATCGGCGAGACTCTTGGCTTAGCAAAGGAATGTGCAACTTTCAAGGCGTCAAGTGGAGTTGGTATTGCGCCTACAATTGCAGGTGTAGCCTGTGACTTAACAGCTCAAACATTCACTGCAACCTGGTCTGGTACCGTTAACGGTGTTCGCTGCCTTACCGCAACTGCTGCAGGCAATTCTGCAGCAAATATTTCAGTTTCCTCCCTTGGGGCACTTGGCTGTACCTTCTGA
- a CDS encoding methyltransferase domain-containing protein, giving the protein MEIRIVSATRYSEQDFWNYSALGQSITRLNISKDFVQIAFENGTGLPDVYNKAIESSASSDGIVFIHDDVWIEDFLFIERVREGLEQFDAFGVIGNRRRVPGQPSWAYTSLEFTWDQEVNLIGAIAHGDYPFGEIMRFTNTRGVCELVDGLMIAASCLQLRQQNILFDKQFSFHFYDLDFCRQVRKAGLRLGVHPISLTHQSSGKLGTEEWRSSYSRYIGKWDQEFSAFSKLAFSTPAHDNFNPDILKIMNKDYDTIVEVGCSRGALARAYRESFNCNRYIGIDIDESSAVFARNHCTEVIIGDVEIIDDDAWKKLFPSSLWIFGDSLEHLKDPWTLLSRIRQSIEPEDSIIACIPNAQHWSVIARLASGNFQYEDEGLLDRTHLRWFTKRTIIDLFEKTGYSIELILPRIFEDHSQNEYLPMINKIAHAYDCSITDISNNCIPIQYVIKARPA; this is encoded by the coding sequence ATGGAAATTCGCATTGTCTCTGCCACAAGATATTCCGAGCAGGACTTTTGGAATTACTCGGCGCTAGGTCAATCAATCACAAGATTAAATATAAGCAAAGATTTTGTGCAGATAGCCTTTGAAAACGGCACTGGTCTTCCCGATGTCTACAATAAAGCAATCGAGAGCTCGGCAAGCTCAGACGGGATTGTCTTTATCCATGATGATGTGTGGATCGAAGATTTTCTATTTATTGAAAGGGTGAGAGAAGGACTTGAACAGTTTGATGCGTTTGGGGTTATTGGCAATCGGCGGCGAGTCCCCGGCCAACCGTCTTGGGCATACACAAGCCTAGAGTTCACCTGGGACCAAGAAGTTAACCTAATTGGCGCTATAGCACATGGAGACTATCCATTCGGGGAAATCATGAGGTTCACTAACACCCGAGGGGTTTGTGAACTTGTAGACGGTCTCATGATAGCCGCAAGCTGCCTTCAGCTTCGTCAACAGAATATATTATTTGACAAACAGTTCTCCTTCCACTTCTATGATCTTGATTTCTGCAGACAAGTTAGAAAAGCCGGACTGAGACTCGGAGTGCATCCGATTAGTCTGACACATCAAAGTAGCGGCAAGCTTGGCACAGAAGAATGGAGAAGTTCCTACAGTAGATATATTGGGAAGTGGGATCAAGAATTCAGCGCTTTCTCTAAGCTTGCTTTTTCGACTCCCGCTCATGACAACTTCAATCCGGACATACTCAAGATAATGAATAAGGATTATGACACGATCGTAGAGGTTGGGTGTAGCCGAGGGGCTCTTGCAAGAGCATACCGCGAGAGCTTTAACTGCAATAGGTATATCGGCATCGATATCGATGAAAGTTCAGCAGTATTTGCTCGCAATCACTGTACAGAGGTTATCATAGGAGATGTCGAGATAATTGACGATGACGCATGGAAGAAACTATTTCCAAGCTCTCTATGGATCTTTGGAGATTCACTGGAACATTTAAAAGATCCGTGGACTCTTCTAAGCCGCATTCGACAGAGTATTGAGCCTGAAGACTCTATCATTGCCTGCATTCCTAATGCTCAGCACTGGAGTGTCATCGCCCGGCTGGCAAGCGGGAACTTTCAGTATGAGGATGAGGGCTTGCTAGATCGTACGCACCTAAGGTGGTTTACAAAAAGGACGATTATTGACCTTTTTGAAAAGACTGGTTACTCCATTGAACTGATTCTGCCGAGGATTTTTGAAGACCATAGCCAAAATGAATACTTGCCTATGATTAACAAGATTGCCCATGCCTATGATTGCAGCATTACTGACATCTCCAATAACTGTATTCCAATTCAATATGTCATAAAAGCTAGGCCTGCATGA